The window CACAAGAGGTTCTCGATCATCGTTGTTGAAAGCGGCGTTAGGTTGCCAGAAGATTTCTACCGGAGTCTGGGTCTTTCTCAAGAAGTCCCCGCAGCTCAGGCGATAGGATCGTTTGTAGAGAAGAATTTCAAAGATTTCGGTGTGGAATGGAGATACACGAACCTTGGTTATCTGCAGCGTGGTGGGAGTCCCGTCGCCATGGACCGTCTCATAGCCACGCTGATGGCCACGAGGGCTGTGGAAATGATCAAGGCGGCAAGGATCTACCATGCCGTTGGTATGAGAGGATTGACGGTGACTGAGGTTCCATACAGCGAGACGATGCTGAACGTGAGAGCAGTGGAAGAGCATCTGAGGTCGCTCGTGAAACTGTTCTACTGAGGTGATGATTTTGGGCTTGCTCCAGGTTCTGGGACCCGTGATGGTTGGGCCTTCCAGTTCTCACACGCTCGGTGCCATGCGGATCGCTCGTTTCGCAAGGAAGTTTTCTTCGAATCTGCCGAGTGAGGTCGTCTTTTTGCTGCACGGGTCTTTCGCCAGGACTGCTGATGGGCATGGAACTAAGAAGGCCTTGCTTGCAGGAATTCTGGATTTAGACTACGACGATGAGGGGATTGCGGAATCCTACGAATTGGCACACCGACTGGGATTGAAGTTCAGCTTTGAAAGCGTCGATCTCAGGGACGTTCATCCCAACACGGTGCGTATCAGGTTCCTCAGCGATGAGTGGCACGAGATAGAAGGTTGTTCCATCGGTGGTGGTAGCATAAAGATAACGAAGGTGGATGAAGTGGAGTGTGAACTTGGATGGAATTACGATACGCTGATAATTCTCAACAAGGACGAACCTGGGGCATTGACGAAGATTCTGTCCTGCATCGAAGCGAACATAGCGAACCTCTATCTCAGAAGGATCAACATTCTTCAGCAGCTGGCGGTGACGATCCTGGAGCTTGACGAATCGAGATACGATGCAGAAAGACTTAGCAAACTGGATGTCGTGCTGAAACATTACTTCGTTCCAAAGGATAGGCTGTTGGGAGTCAGTGGAGCATGACGTTCTCGGAACTTTTGGAAATGTCACGAAAGGCTGAACAACCCTTCCACGAAATTGCGCTGGTGGCGCAGATGCTTGAGGATGGTTCTGATCCGTCCGAAACCAGATCAAAAATTAGCCTGCTCTTACGCACCATGTTGGACATAGCTGAATCGAACTACGGCAAACGACAGAAGACCCTAGTTGGACTCTGTGGAGAGAACGCGTATCTGTTCTCAAAACATACCCCAAAGTTCATCAATCAGTTCGTGCACGTGGCGATGACCGCGGCTCTATCTGTTTCGGAAGCCAATTCTGCGATGAAGCGCATCGTTGCGTGCCCAACCGCTGGTTCGTGCGGTGTCATGCATGGCGTCGTCTATGCCCTGGCCAAGGTTCTCAGCATGGAGGAAGAAAGACTCGTCGAAGGACTCATTGTTGCAGGTGTCATAGGAAACATTGTTGCAAGGGCGGCTTCCATCTCCGGTGCCCAGGCTGGTTGTCAAGCGGAGATAGGTACGGCGGCCGCCATGGCCAGTGGAATGATGGTTTACGTTTTGACACGGGACGCCGAAAAATCTTCACATGCGGCTGCGATCTGTTTGAAATCTTTGACGGGCTTGGTCTGTGACCCTATAGGAGGTTTCGTGGAAGTTCCATGTGTCAAAAGGAATGCCACGGCCGTTGCTGTAGCGATTGCGGCCGCAGAGATGGCACTTGCAGGGGTCAAGAGCGTTGTACCTTTCGATGAAGTCGTCGAAGCGATGGCCAAGGTTGGCAAGTCGCTTCCCGAGGAGCTGAGAGAAACAGGCCTGGGTGGTATCGCAGCAACGAAAACAGCCCTAAAACTTCTTGAACGTTTTTTCAGTGGGGGTGGCGTGGATGAAGATAGGCGGGGAAATAACGCAGAGCGTTGATCTTTGCGTCGGCTGGGGACGACTCAATCCCAACGCACTCGGTTGGAGCAGAAGGCCACTGGTTCGAGCGAACCTGAAGGATCACTTTCTCAGAAAAAAGAAATGGAACTACTGGGCCGTGGCGAACAGGAACTGTCTTTTCTCAGTCACGGTGTGCAATCTGGATTATCTGGGTACGGTGTTTGCCTATTTTCTCGATTTCAACAGTAAAGATTTTGTCGAAGAATCCGTCACAACGCCTTTTGGAAAAGGTTGTTCACTGCCACAGACACCGTACGAAAGTCTATCGTTCGAATCGAAAAAGATGCGTGTCAGGTTTGAGGCCGATCACGAGAAGGTGATTATAAGCACCACGGTTCCGTATACGCGTTTGGGTAGAATCGACGCGCAAATAAAAGTTTACTGGGCTGACCATGAATCTCTGACGGTAGTCGTACCGTGGTCCTGGCGGAGGTTTCAACTGACCACCAAGTGTGTCGGATTGCCCGCTGAAGGTACATTGCTGGTCGGAAACAGGATTTATGAATTCAATGTGAGCGATTCTTTTGCAACGCTCGATTTTGGGAGAGGTGTCTGGAAGTACATAACTTCCTGGAACTGGTCAAGTTTTTCCACCACGGTGAAGGATCGCGTTGTGGGTGTGAATCTCGGCGGAAAATGGACCGATGGAACCGGCACAAACGAAAATGCAGTTTTCGTGGATGGAAAGTTGCACAAACTGAACAGCGACGTCGTTTTTGAGTATGACAAGAAAGATCTGTTCAAGCCCTGGCACATATACACGAAATCCAGCGACGAAATAGAACTGGAATTCCAACCGTTTTTTGAAAGGATTGCTAGGAGCAATTTCGTGCTGATCTCCTCTGAGATGCACCAGATGATAGGTAAGTTCAAAGGTTTCGTCAGGGACACGGATCGTAACCTCTACATCATCGAAGATGCCATCGGCTGGGCAGAGGACCACGAAGCCCGCTGGTGATACCTTTTTGTTCAGGATGTGATTCAACAGCGAGCAAAACTTTTCGTGTGAGGGAGCAATAATCAATAGTGTGCTTTTGATCGTGGTGGTACTGGCATCTGCGGCTGAACAAACGTGGTCGGTTCGAACCCATGATGCAACAGAGCCAGGGCCATTCTTACTTGACGAGCCCGCGGTGGGTATGAATCCGGAGGAAGCATTTGAACCGATGCAATAAAGCACGATCTTTCTAATAGGACACGAATCAACCACTGCCGTTAGGGCACTTGACGATGTACGGAACAACTCTGTGGTTGCGGGAAAGACTGAATCAAAGGTTGGAAGGTAGAGGAAGAGATCTTTTGAACAACGAGCAGGTGTGCAGCGTGTATCTGGGTGGTTGAATAATACAGTTTACCTTTCCGTAACTTGACATGGTATGGTGCCGATGGTAATATGTGTATCGGCAGTCGCAAGAACGAGTAGAGGTCTTCGATGAGAACTGAATAAACCAAAAGAGAGTCTAAAAATAGGCTCGAGTTTGTTTGTCGTCGGGTCATTGAAAAATGGATAGCAGTCCCGCCAATCAT is drawn from Thermotoga sp. Ku-13t and contains these coding sequences:
- the sdaAB gene encoding L-serine ammonia-lyase, iron-sulfur-dependent subunit beta gives rise to the protein MGLLQVLGPVMVGPSSSHTLGAMRIARFARKFSSNLPSEVVFLLHGSFARTADGHGTKKALLAGILDLDYDDEGIAESYELAHRLGLKFSFESVDLRDVHPNTVRIRFLSDEWHEIEGCSIGGGSIKITKVDEVECELGWNYDTLIILNKDEPGALTKILSCIEANIANLYLRRINILQQLAVTILELDESRYDAERLSKLDVVLKHYFVPKDRLLGVSGA
- a CDS encoding L-serine ammonia-lyase, iron-sulfur-dependent, subunit alpha, encoding MTFSELLEMSRKAEQPFHEIALVAQMLEDGSDPSETRSKISLLLRTMLDIAESNYGKRQKTLVGLCGENAYLFSKHTPKFINQFVHVAMTAALSVSEANSAMKRIVACPTAGSCGVMHGVVYALAKVLSMEEERLVEGLIVAGVIGNIVARAASISGAQAGCQAEIGTAAAMASGMMVYVLTRDAEKSSHAAAICLKSLTGLVCDPIGGFVEVPCVKRNATAVAVAIAAAEMALAGVKSVVPFDEVVEAMAKVGKSLPEELRETGLGGIAATKTALKLLERFFSGGGVDEDRRGNNAER
- a CDS encoding DUF2804 domain-containing protein, which encodes MKIGGEITQSVDLCVGWGRLNPNALGWSRRPLVRANLKDHFLRKKKWNYWAVANRNCLFSVTVCNLDYLGTVFAYFLDFNSKDFVEESVTTPFGKGCSLPQTPYESLSFESKKMRVRFEADHEKVIISTTVPYTRLGRIDAQIKVYWADHESLTVVVPWSWRRFQLTTKCVGLPAEGTLLVGNRIYEFNVSDSFATLDFGRGVWKYITSWNWSSFSTTVKDRVVGVNLGGKWTDGTGTNENAVFVDGKLHKLNSDVVFEYDKKDLFKPWHIYTKSSDEIELEFQPFFERIARSNFVLISSEMHQMIGKFKGFVRDTDRNLYIIEDAIGWAEDHEARW